The stretch of DNA GGCCAAAAATGTTTGGGCATATGTTAAATGAGAAGCTTGGAAAAATCCACTTCTGGTTCTTCGTTATTGGATTTAATTTAACGTTTATGCCAATGTTCTTCCTTGGTCTTAACGGAGCAGTTCGACGCTCATATACCTATTCTGTTGAATCAGGTTATGCTCCTTTATTCCTATTATCAGCTATCGGTGCAGTTATTTTAGCCATTGGCTTTGGTGCCCTTTGCTATAACATTTATTGGAGTGCTCGTTATGCAGACCGCAATATCTCTAACGATCCATGGGATGCAAGAACACTTGAATGGGCGACTGCCTCACCTGCTCCATTCTATAACTTTGCAAAGCTTCCAGAAGTTAAATCACTTGATGCTTTCTGGTATATGAAGAAAAACAATGAAGGTTTATCACTTAAGGATGATGAAATAAAAGAAATTCACATGCCTAGTAATTCAGGCCTGCCGTTCTATATGGGCGTTGTTTTTGGCATTACAGGTTTTTTCTTAGTTTTCGAATGGAAGATTGCGGCTCTTGTCGCAACAGTAGGGATGTTAGCAGGATTAATCATACGATCCTTTGATTATAATGATGGTTTCCATGTTCCAGTCGATGAAATTAAAGCAACTGAAAAAGCATGGCGGAACATCGATAAAGGGGTGAACAACCATGTCAGCTAATGTGAATACAGCATTACCTCTCGAATATCAAACAGAGCAAAACAGAATGAATATCCTTGGTTTTTGGATTTTCCTTGGGGCGGAAATTGTCCTCTTTGGAACACTCTTTGCGGTCTTTTCCGTATTAAATACTAGATATGCAGGAGGTCCAACTCCAAAGGACCTCTTTGAGATAAAAGATGTCATGGTTGAAACTATCCTATTGTTAACTAGTAGTTTTACCATGGGACTAGCGATTTACGAAATGCGCCGTCATAACCGTAATGGAATGTTATTATGGTTTATTATTACGATTTTGCTGGGTGCTGGGTTTGTTTTCATGGAAATCACTGAATTTATTCACTATGTCCATGAAGGAGCAACCATGCAGACTAGTGCTTTCCTTTCCAGCTTCTTTGTCTTGTTAGGCACGCACGGTCTCCATGTATCCATGGGTATTGGATGGGCTGTCATGGTTATCCTCCAAATCTTACGTAGAGGCTTAACACCAGTTACAGCAAGAAAGACCTTTATTATCGGCTTATACTGGCACTTCTTGGATGTTGTTTGGATCTTTATCTTTACATTTGTGTATTTAGCAAGGATGGTGGGTTAAATGGCTAAAAATACAAAAGGATTTCCCTTTACACATGTTTTAGGATTTATTTTATCACTTGTGCTCACCTTTGCAGCACTTGGTGTAGCACTTAAAACATCATTACCATTTAAAACAATCCTTTGGATTATTGGTTCACTTGCTGTGATCCAAGCCGGACTACAACTGTTCATGTTCATGCATATGAACGAAGGTGAAGACGGCAAGTCCAATTTGGTTAACATCGGTTATGCCTTTTTCATTGCAGTCGTAACCGTTGGAGGTTCTATCTGGGTTATGTCTTTC from Bacillus sp. SLBN-46 encodes:
- the qoxC gene encoding cytochrome aa3 quinol oxidase subunit III; translated protein: MSANVNTALPLEYQTEQNRMNILGFWIFLGAEIVLFGTLFAVFSVLNTRYAGGPTPKDLFEIKDVMVETILLLTSSFTMGLAIYEMRRHNRNGMLLWFIITILLGAGFVFMEITEFIHYVHEGATMQTSAFLSSFFVLLGTHGLHVSMGIGWAVMVILQILRRGLTPVTARKTFIIGLYWHFLDVVWIFIFTFVYLARMVG
- the qoxD gene encoding cytochrome aa3 quinol oxidase subunit IV, which codes for MAKNTKGFPFTHVLGFILSLVLTFAALGVALKTSLPFKTILWIIGSLAVIQAGLQLFMFMHMNEGEDGKSNLVNIGYAFFIAVVTVGGSIWVMSFGM